From Streptomyces sp. NBC_01754, a single genomic window includes:
- a CDS encoding GNAT family N-acetyltransferase: protein MHQADARTEATAGAEPADDTGTEDTLELRLTEELLAVLGDGPTRDQMRQDPSALVGDPAAWRPAPTGAGLFQLVPVEPERDLGVLTRWMNDPAVAAFWELAGSESVTADHLRRQLDGDGRSVPCLGVLDGRPMSYWEIYRADLDPLARHYPARPHDTGVHLLVGGVANRGRGIGTVLLRAVCDLVLDNRPLCARVVAEPDLRNTPSVAAFLGAGFRLSAEVELPGKRAALMIRERAHRAQL from the coding sequence GTGCACCAGGCCGACGCACGCACCGAGGCCACGGCCGGAGCGGAACCGGCAGACGACACGGGCACCGAGGACACCCTGGAACTGCGGCTCACCGAGGAACTGCTCGCCGTGCTGGGTGACGGGCCGACGCGGGACCAGATGCGCCAGGACCCCTCCGCCCTGGTCGGCGATCCCGCCGCATGGCGGCCGGCCCCCACCGGTGCGGGGCTGTTCCAGCTCGTCCCGGTGGAGCCCGAACGCGACCTCGGCGTGCTCACCCGCTGGATGAACGACCCTGCGGTGGCGGCCTTCTGGGAGCTCGCCGGGTCGGAGTCGGTGACGGCCGACCACCTGAGGCGGCAGCTCGACGGGGACGGCCGCAGCGTCCCCTGCCTCGGCGTCCTGGACGGCAGGCCGATGAGCTACTGGGAGATCTACCGCGCGGACCTGGACCCACTGGCCCGCCACTACCCGGCCCGGCCCCACGACACCGGCGTTCACCTCCTCGTCGGAGGCGTCGCCAACCGGGGCCGGGGCATCGGGACCGTACTGCTGAGAGCCGTCTGCGACCTCGTACTCGACAACCGCCCGCTCTGCGCCCGGGTCGTCGCGGAGCCCGACCTGCGCAACACCCCGTCCGTCGCCGCCTTCCTGGGCGCCGGATTCCGCCTCTCCGCCGAAGTGGAACTGCCCGGCAAGCGAGCCGCCCTGATGATCAGAGAGCGAGCCCACCGTGCACAGTTGTGA
- a CDS encoding IucA/IucC family protein, with product MPTRPASHEPAEPFRTRDTPELTEAVWDRVSARLLAKMLGEFAYEEVVEPIPVPEGEQGDGGRQPLPNRLYTLVLDDGATLRFLARRGVYGSWRVDADSVSVSTGEAASADGRHRIPFRDPLSFLTRARRLLALDGATLGHLVRELTATLAADARLEHTAISADRLADLPYAELEGHQTGHPWLVANKGRLGFSAADAARFTPEARTATRLPWIAVSTRIAGYRGVDRLATPEDLYSRELDAAVRDSFTGTLRARGLDPDAYLFLPVHPWQWDEWIVPLYAAAIAGGDIVLLHSDEDLRLPQQSIRTFSNVARPDRHTVKLPLSILNTLVYRGLPTERTLAAPAVTGWVQSLCDNDPFLRDTCQVVLLGEVASIAVEHPLYDQLPEAPYQFKEILGAIWREPLPPRLAPGERARTLASLLHTDPDGRAFTAELVSRSGLPPQTWLTHLFAALLPPLLHFLYRYGTVFSPHGENAIVVFDANDIPVRLAIKDFVDDVNVSARPLPEHDSMPEEVRRTLLTEDPAFLTQFIHSGLFVGVFRYLSPLCEEQLGVEEDAFWSLVRDEILRHHARFPDLKERFEIFDMLTPTIERLCLNRNRLHVDGYRDRPERPHAAVHGHVPNPLHPSA from the coding sequence GTGCCGACCCGCCCCGCGAGCCACGAACCGGCCGAACCGTTCCGTACACGCGACACCCCGGAGCTGACCGAGGCGGTCTGGGACCGCGTGTCGGCCCGGCTGCTCGCGAAGATGCTCGGCGAGTTCGCCTACGAGGAGGTCGTCGAACCCATTCCGGTACCGGAGGGGGAGCAGGGCGACGGTGGGCGGCAGCCACTTCCGAACAGGCTCTACACCCTTGTCCTCGACGACGGCGCGACCCTGCGCTTCCTGGCCCGGCGTGGCGTGTACGGCAGTTGGCGCGTCGACGCCGACTCGGTCTCCGTGTCCACCGGGGAAGCCGCGTCGGCGGACGGCCGGCACCGCATACCCTTCCGCGACCCGCTGTCCTTCCTCACCCGCGCCCGCAGGCTCCTCGCACTCGACGGAGCCACCCTCGGCCATCTCGTGCGCGAGCTCACCGCGACCCTGGCCGCCGACGCCCGGCTGGAACACACCGCGATCAGCGCGGACCGGCTCGCCGACCTCCCGTACGCCGAACTCGAAGGGCACCAGACCGGACACCCCTGGCTCGTGGCCAACAAGGGCCGGCTCGGCTTCTCCGCCGCGGACGCCGCCCGATTCACCCCCGAGGCGCGTACGGCCACCAGACTGCCCTGGATCGCGGTCAGCACCCGCATAGCCGGCTACCGGGGGGTGGACCGCCTCGCCACCCCCGAGGACCTGTACTCCAGGGAACTCGACGCCGCCGTCCGTGACTCCTTCACCGGCACCCTCCGGGCCCGCGGACTCGACCCGGACGCCTATCTGTTCCTACCGGTCCACCCCTGGCAGTGGGACGAGTGGATCGTTCCCCTGTACGCCGCGGCGATCGCCGGCGGCGACATCGTGCTCCTGCACAGCGACGAGGACCTCCGGCTCCCGCAGCAGTCCATCCGCACGTTCAGCAACGTCGCACGTCCCGACCGGCACACCGTCAAACTGCCGCTGTCGATACTGAACACCCTCGTCTACCGTGGACTGCCGACCGAACGCACCCTCGCCGCACCGGCGGTCACCGGCTGGGTGCAGAGCCTGTGCGACAACGACCCCTTCCTGCGCGACACCTGCCAGGTCGTTCTGCTCGGTGAAGTCGCCTCGATAGCGGTCGAGCATCCGCTCTACGACCAACTCCCCGAGGCGCCGTACCAGTTCAAGGAGATCCTCGGCGCGATCTGGCGGGAGCCGCTGCCGCCCCGGCTCGCGCCCGGCGAACGGGCCCGCACCCTGGCCTCCCTGCTCCACACCGACCCCGACGGCCGCGCCTTCACCGCCGAACTGGTCTCCCGCTCGGGGCTCCCGCCGCAGACCTGGCTGACCCACCTCTTCGCCGCGCTGCTGCCCCCGCTCCTGCACTTCCTGTACCGCTACGGCACCGTCTTCTCCCCGCACGGCGAGAACGCCATCGTGGTCTTCGACGCGAACGACATACCGGTGCGGCTGGCCATCAAGGACTTCGTGGACGACGTCAACGTCAGCGCCCGCCCGCTGCCCGAGCACGACTCGATGCCGGAAGAGGTCCGCCGCACCCTGCTGACGGAAGACCCCGCCTTCCTCACCCAGTTCATCCATTCGGGGCTGTTCGTGGGCGTCTTCCGCTATCTGTCCCCGCTCTGCGAGGAACAACTGGGTGTCGAAGAGGACGCGTTCTGGTCACTTGTCCGCGACGAGATCCTCCGCCACCATGCCCGGTTTCCCGACCTCAAGGAGCGGTTCGAGATCTTCGACATGCTGACGCCGACCATCGAGCGCCTCTGCCTCAACCGCAACCGTCTGCACGTGGACGGTTACCGAGACCGGCCGGAGCGCCCGCACGCCGCCGTCCACGGCCACGTCCCCAATCCGCTCCATCCGTCCGCGTGA
- a CDS encoding ATP-dependent DNA helicase — translation MTKPSLSDLLHAAVTAVGGTERPGQAAMAEAVAEAVDDNAHLLVQAGTGTGKSLGYLVPALAHGERVVVATATLALQRQLVERDLPRTVEALHPLLRRRPQFAMLKGRSNYLCLHRLHEGAPQDEEEGLFDQFEAAAPSSKLGQDLLRMRDWSDDTETGDRDDLTPGVSDRAWAQVSVSSRECLGATKCAYGAECFAETAREQAKLADVVVTNHALLAIDAIEGAPVLPQHEVLIVDEAHELVSRVTGVATGELTPGQVNRAVRRSAKLVDEKAADALETASEGFERVMELALPGRLEEVPEDLGYALTALRDAARTVISALGSNRDKSVQDEDAVRKQARASVESVHSVAERIIQGSEHDVVWYERHDRFGASVRVAPLSVSELLREKLFAERSVVLTSATLKLGGDFNGVGASLGLAPEGTAGEDVPQWKGMDVGSPFDYPKQGILYVARHLATPGREGSRTDMLDELAELVDAAGGRTLGLFSSMRAAQAAAEELRGRQDRTILLQGEETLGELIKNFAADPETCLFGTLSLWQGVDVPGASCQLVVMDRIPFPRPDDPLMSARQKAAEEAGGNGFMAVAATHAALLMAQGAGRLVRATGDKGVVAVLDPRLANARYGSYLRASLPDFWYTTDRDQARRSLAAIDAAAKAAG, via the coding sequence ATGACGAAGCCATCTCTCTCCGACCTCCTGCACGCCGCCGTCACCGCCGTCGGCGGTACGGAACGGCCCGGCCAGGCCGCCATGGCCGAGGCCGTCGCCGAGGCCGTCGACGACAACGCCCACCTGCTGGTCCAGGCCGGTACCGGCACGGGCAAGTCCCTCGGATACCTGGTGCCCGCGCTGGCCCACGGGGAGCGCGTCGTGGTGGCGACCGCGACCCTCGCCCTCCAGCGCCAGCTGGTGGAGCGGGATCTTCCGCGTACGGTCGAGGCGCTCCATCCGCTGCTACGCCGCCGCCCGCAGTTCGCGATGCTCAAGGGCCGGTCGAACTACCTCTGCCTCCACCGGCTCCACGAGGGGGCCCCACAGGACGAGGAGGAGGGTCTGTTCGACCAGTTCGAGGCAGCCGCGCCGTCCAGCAAGCTGGGCCAGGACCTGCTGCGCATGCGTGACTGGTCCGACGACACGGAGACCGGCGACCGGGACGACCTCACCCCTGGTGTCTCGGACCGGGCCTGGGCGCAGGTCTCGGTCTCCTCGCGCGAATGCCTGGGCGCGACGAAGTGCGCGTACGGCGCAGAGTGCTTCGCCGAGACGGCGAGGGAGCAGGCCAAGCTCGCCGACGTCGTCGTCACCAACCACGCGCTGCTCGCCATCGACGCCATCGAAGGGGCCCCGGTCCTCCCGCAGCACGAGGTGCTGATCGTCGACGAGGCGCATGAGCTGGTCTCGCGGGTCACCGGGGTGGCCACCGGCGAGCTCACCCCGGGCCAGGTGAACCGGGCGGTGCGCCGCTCGGCCAAGCTGGTCGACGAGAAGGCCGCCGATGCCCTGGAGACCGCCTCGGAGGGGTTCGAGCGGGTCATGGAGCTGGCGTTGCCGGGGCGCCTGGAGGAGGTCCCGGAGGACCTCGGCTACGCCCTGACGGCGCTGCGCGACGCGGCCCGTACGGTGATCTCCGCCCTGGGCTCCAACCGGGACAAGTCCGTGCAGGACGAGGACGCCGTCCGCAAGCAGGCGAGGGCGTCGGTCGAGTCCGTCCACAGTGTCGCCGAGCGCATCATCCAGGGTTCCGAGCACGACGTCGTCTGGTACGAGCGCCACGACCGCTTCGGTGCCTCGGTCCGCGTCGCGCCCCTGTCGGTGTCCGAGCTGCTGCGCGAGAAGCTCTTCGCGGAGCGTTCGGTGGTCCTGACCTCGGCCACGCTCAAGCTCGGCGGAGACTTCAACGGGGTGGGGGCCTCGCTCGGGCTCGCTCCGGAGGGCACGGCCGGGGAGGACGTCCCGCAGTGGAAGGGGATGGACGTCGGATCGCCGTTCGACTACCCGAAGCAGGGCATCCTGTACGTCGCCCGGCACCTGGCCACACCGGGCCGGGAGGGCTCCCGCACCGACATGCTGGACGAGCTCGCCGAACTGGTGGACGCGGCGGGGGGCCGCACCCTGGGCCTCTTCTCGTCGATGCGGGCGGCGCAGGCCGCGGCTGAGGAGCTGCGCGGCCGGCAGGACAGGACGATCCTGCTCCAGGGCGAGGAGACGCTCGGCGAGCTGATCAAGAACTTCGCGGCGGATCCGGAGACCTGCCTCTTCGGCACGTTGTCGCTGTGGCAGGGCGTCGACGTGCCGGGGGCGAGCTGCCAGCTCGTGGTCATGGACCGGATCCCCTTCCCCCGGCCGGACGATCCGCTGATGAGCGCACGCCAGAAGGCGGCGGAGGAGGCGGGCGGCAACGGCTTCATGGCGGTCGCGGCCACCCACGCGGCACTGCTCATGGCACAGGGCGCGGGGCGGCTCGTCCGGGCCACGGGGGACAAGGGGGTCGTGGCCGTACTCGACCCACGGTTGGCCAACGCCCGGTACGGAAGCTATCTGCGGGCCTCCCTGCCGGACTTCTGGTATACGACGGACCGCGATCAGGCGCGGCGCTCTCTGGCGGCCATCGACGCGGCGGCGAAGGCAGCCGGATAG
- the lexA gene encoding transcriptional repressor LexA: MTTTADSATITAQDHRSQSRLEPVHAMNDAVTNPEGPEPARPARSLPGRPPGIRADSSGLTDRQRRVIEVIRDSVQRRGYPPSMREIGQAVGLSSTSSVAHQLMALERKGFLRRDPHRPRAYEVRGSDQPSTQPTDTTGKPAASYVPLVGRIAAGGPILAEESVEDVFPLPRQLVGDGELFVLKVVGDSMIEAAIMDGDWVTVRRQPVAENGDIVAAMLDGEATVKRFKREDGHVWLLPHNSAYQPIQGDEATILGKVVAVLRRV; the protein is encoded by the coding sequence GTGACCACCACCGCTGACAGTGCCACCATCACCGCCCAGGACCACCGCTCCCAGAGCCGACTTGAGCCGGTGCATGCCATGAATGACGCAGTCACGAATCCGGAGGGGCCCGAGCCCGCACGACCCGCGCGCTCCTTGCCCGGAAGGCCCCCGGGGATCCGGGCCGACAGCTCGGGGCTCACCGACCGGCAGCGGCGCGTGATCGAGGTCATCCGTGACTCCGTGCAGCGGCGCGGCTACCCACCGTCGATGCGGGAGATCGGTCAGGCGGTGGGCCTGTCCAGCACCTCGTCCGTCGCACACCAGCTGATGGCTCTGGAGCGCAAGGGCTTCCTGCGCCGTGACCCGCACCGCCCGCGTGCCTACGAAGTACGCGGTTCCGACCAGCCCAGCACCCAGCCGACGGACACCACCGGAAAGCCGGCCGCTTCGTATGTGCCACTGGTCGGCCGGATCGCGGCCGGCGGACCGATCCTGGCGGAGGAGTCCGTCGAGGACGTCTTTCCGCTGCCGCGCCAGCTCGTCGGAGACGGTGAGCTGTTCGTCCTGAAGGTCGTCGGCGATTCCATGATCGAAGCCGCGATCATGGACGGCGACTGGGTCACCGTGCGTCGGCAGCCCGTCGCGGAGAACGGCGACATCGTGGCGGCCATGCTGGACGGCGAGGCGACCGTCAAGCGCTTCAAGCGCGAGGACGGCCATGTGTGGCTGCTTCCGCACAACTCCGCGTACCAGCCCATCCAGGGTGACGAGGCGACCATCCTCGGCAAGGTCGTGGCAGTGCTCCGGCGCGTGTGA
- the nrdR gene encoding transcriptional regulator NrdR, with protein MHCPFCRHPDSRVVDSRTTDDGTSIRRRRQCPDCTRRFTTVETCSLMVVKRSGVTEPFSRSKVISGVRKACQGRPVTEDALAKLGQRVEEAVRATGSAELTTHDVGLAILGPLQELDLVAYLRFASVYRAFNSLDDFEAAVAELREQRPPAGEREGGETPEVPAPAAAATD; from the coding sequence ATGCACTGCCCCTTCTGCAGGCACCCCGACAGCCGGGTCGTCGACAGCCGCACGACGGACGACGGGACGTCGATCCGGCGGCGGCGCCAGTGCCCCGACTGCACGCGTCGCTTCACCACGGTGGAGACCTGCTCGCTGATGGTGGTCAAGCGCAGCGGTGTGACCGAGCCCTTCAGCCGGAGCAAGGTCATCTCAGGTGTCCGCAAGGCGTGCCAGGGGCGTCCGGTCACCGAGGACGCCCTCGCCAAGCTGGGCCAGCGGGTGGAGGAGGCGGTGCGGGCCACCGGAAGCGCCGAGCTGACCACGCATGACGTGGGTCTGGCCATACTCGGCCCCTTGCAGGAACTCGACCTCGTCGCCTACCTGCGCTTCGCGTCCGTGTACCGCGCGTTCAACTCGCTCGACGACTTCGAGGCCGCCGTCGCGGAACTCCGCGAGCAGCGGCCACCCGCGGGGGAGCGGGAGGGCGGGGAGACCCCCGAGGTCCCCGCGCCCGCCGCTGCGGCCACCGACTGA
- a CDS encoding vitamin B12-dependent ribonucleotide reductase, protein MTETASGPARGSRTKGAKSTANKQGLRIERVHTTPGVHPYDEVAWERRDVVMTNWRDGSINFEQRGVEFPDFWSVNAVNIVTSKYFRGAVGTPQRETGLRQLIDRIVKTYRKAGENHHYFASPADAEVFEHELAYALLHQIFSFNSPVWFNVGTPQPQQVSACFILAVDDSMESILDWYKEEGMIFKGGSGAGLNLSRIRSSKELLSSGGNASGPVSFMRGADASAGTIKSGGATRRAAKMVILDVDHPDIENFIETKVKEEEKIRALRDAGFDMDLGGDDITSVQYQNANNSVRVNDAFMKAVESGGKFGLRARMTGEVIEEVEAKSLFRKMAEAAWACADPGIQYDDTINAWHTCPESGRINGSNPCSEYMHLDNTSCNLASLNLMKFLKDDGEGHQSFESERFAKVVELVITAMDISICFADFPTRKIGENTRAFRQLGIGYANLGALLMATGHAYDSDGGRALAGAITSLMTSTSYRRSAELAAVVGPYDGYARNAEPHLRVMKQHADANTKATRVDDLDSPVWAAATEAWQDVVRLGAKNGFRNSQASVIAPTGTIGLAMSCDTTGLEPDLALVKFKKLVGGGSMQIVNGTVPQALRRLGYHQEQIEAIVAHIAENGNVVDAPELKTEHYEVFDCAMGERSISAMGHVRMMAAIQPWISGALSKTVNLPETATVEDVEEVYFEAWKMGVKALAIYRDNCKVGQPLSAKKKEKEKAEVTAKTEDTIRAAVEKVVEYRPVRKRLPKGRPGITTSFTVGGAEGYMTANSYPDDGLGEVFLKMSKQGSTLAGMMDAFSIAVSVGLQYGVPLETYVSKFTNMRFEPAGMTDDPDVRMAQSIVDYIFRRLALDFLPFETRSALGIHSAEERQRHLDTGSYEQAYGDGDGDVHIESLAQSAPVRSEPLKAVTVTEDGAAVQPAPQTAHTSAELVEMQLGISADAPLCFSCGTKMQRAGSCYICEGCGSTSGCS, encoded by the coding sequence ATGACAGAGACGGCGAGCGGCCCGGCACGAGGTTCCCGTACCAAGGGAGCCAAGTCGACTGCGAACAAGCAGGGCCTGCGCATCGAGCGCGTCCACACCACCCCCGGCGTGCATCCGTACGACGAGGTGGCGTGGGAGCGCCGTGACGTCGTCATGACCAATTGGCGCGACGGCTCGATCAACTTCGAGCAGCGTGGCGTCGAGTTCCCCGACTTCTGGTCGGTGAACGCGGTCAACATCGTCACCAGCAAGTACTTCAGGGGTGCCGTCGGCACGCCGCAGCGGGAGACCGGCCTGCGGCAGCTGATCGACCGGATCGTGAAGACGTACCGGAAGGCCGGCGAGAACCACCACTACTTCGCCTCCCCCGCCGACGCGGAGGTCTTCGAGCACGAACTGGCCTACGCCCTCCTGCACCAGATCTTCAGCTTCAACTCGCCGGTCTGGTTCAACGTCGGTACGCCCCAGCCGCAGCAGGTCTCCGCCTGCTTCATCCTGGCCGTCGACGACTCGATGGAGTCGATCCTGGACTGGTACAAGGAAGAGGGCATGATCTTCAAGGGCGGCTCGGGTGCCGGCCTGAACCTCTCCCGCATCCGCTCCTCCAAGGAACTCCTCTCCTCGGGCGGCAACGCCTCCGGTCCGGTCTCCTTCATGCGCGGTGCCGACGCCTCCGCCGGAACGATCAAGTCCGGTGGTGCGACCCGCCGTGCGGCCAAGATGGTCATCCTCGACGTCGACCACCCCGACATCGAGAACTTCATCGAGACGAAGGTGAAGGAGGAGGAGAAGATCCGCGCCCTGCGTGACGCGGGCTTCGACATGGACCTGGGCGGCGACGACATCACGTCCGTCCAGTACCAGAACGCCAACAACTCGGTCCGTGTGAACGACGCGTTCATGAAGGCCGTGGAGTCCGGCGGGAAGTTCGGCCTGCGGGCCCGCATGACCGGCGAGGTCATCGAAGAGGTCGAGGCCAAGTCCCTCTTCCGTAAGATGGCCGAGGCCGCCTGGGCCTGCGCCGACCCGGGCATTCAGTACGACGACACGATCAACGCCTGGCACACCTGCCCGGAGTCCGGCCGGATCAACGGCTCGAACCCGTGCAGCGAGTACATGCACCTGGACAACACCTCGTGCAACCTGGCCTCGCTGAACCTGATGAAGTTCCTCAAGGACGACGGCGAGGGCCACCAGTCCTTCGAGTCGGAGCGTTTCGCCAAGGTCGTCGAGCTGGTCATCACCGCGATGGACATCTCGATCTGCTTCGCGGACTTCCCGACGCGGAAGATCGGCGAGAACACCCGCGCCTTCCGCCAGCTCGGCATCGGCTACGCCAACCTCGGCGCCCTGCTGATGGCGACCGGCCACGCGTACGACAGCGACGGCGGCCGCGCGCTCGCCGGTGCCATCACCTCGCTGATGACCAGCACCTCCTACCGCCGCTCCGCCGAGCTCGCGGCGGTCGTCGGTCCGTACGACGGCTACGCCCGCAACGCCGAGCCGCACCTGCGGGTCATGAAGCAGCACGCCGACGCCAACACCAAGGCCACCCGCGTGGACGACCTGGACTCGCCGGTCTGGGCCGCCGCCACGGAGGCCTGGCAGGACGTGGTCCGCCTCGGCGCGAAGAACGGCTTCCGCAACTCCCAGGCCTCGGTCATCGCCCCGACCGGCACCATCGGTCTCGCGATGTCCTGCGACACCACCGGCCTGGAGCCCGACCTGGCGCTGGTCAAGTTCAAGAAGCTGGTCGGCGGCGGCTCGATGCAGATCGTCAACGGCACGGTCCCGCAGGCCCTGCGCCGCCTCGGCTACCACCAGGAGCAGATCGAGGCGATCGTCGCCCACATCGCCGAGAACGGCAACGTGGTCGACGCCCCGGAACTGAAGACCGAGCACTACGAGGTCTTCGACTGCGCCATGGGTGAGCGTTCCATCTCGGCCATGGGCCACGTCCGGATGATGGCGGCGATCCAGCCGTGGATCTCCGGCGCGCTGTCCAAGACGGTGAACCTGCCGGAGACGGCCACCGTCGAGGACGTCGAGGAGGTCTACTTCGAGGCGTGGAAGATGGGCGTCAAGGCGCTCGCGATCTACCGCGACAACTGCAAGGTCGGCCAGCCCCTCTCCGCCAAGAAGAAGGAGAAGGAGAAGGCCGAGGTGACCGCGAAGACCGAGGACACCATCCGTGCCGCGGTCGAGAAGGTCGTCGAGTACCGCCCGGTCCGCAAGCGTCTGCCCAAGGGCCGGCCCGGCATCACCACCAGTTTCACCGTGGGCGGTGCCGAGGGGTACATGACGGCCAACTCGTACCCGGACGACGGTCTCGGCGAGGTCTTCCTGAAGATGTCCAAGCAGGGTTCGACCCTCGCGGGCATGATGGACGCCTTCTCGATCGCCGTCTCGGTCGGCCTGCAGTACGGCGTGCCGCTGGAGACCTACGTCTCCAAGTTCACCAACATGCGCTTCGAGCCGGCCGGTATGACGGACGACCCGGACGTGCGGATGGCGCAGTCGATCGTCGACTACATCTTCCGCCGACTGGCACTCGACTTCCTGCCGTTCGAGACGCGCTCCGCGCTCGGTATCCACTCCGCCGAGGAGCGCCAGCGCCACCTGGACACCGGTTCGTACGAGCAGGCGTACGGGGACGGAGACGGTGACGTCCACATCGAGAGCCTGGCCCAGTCCGCGCCCGTGCGGTCCGAACCGCTGAAAGCGGTCACGGTGACCGAGGACGGCGCCGCGGTGCAGCCGGCCCCGCAGACGGCGCACACGTCGGCCGAACTGGTCGAGATGCAGCTCGGCATCAGTGCCGACGCCCCGCTCTGTTTCTCCTGCGGTACGAAGATGCAGCGCGCCGGCTCCTGCTACATCTGCGAGGGCTGCGGCTCGACCAGCGGTTGCAGCTGA
- a CDS encoding TerD family protein: protein MSTPKKDIEKVEVRVKWDPSPTGEPANDLDIIAAPYTADAPFGSPAYLVHFDSRSPDGTITLNRDSTTGQGFGFDEVMTLELNRLSDAYSRVIVGVMIQQRDGRKTFGEVENTAVQIVEGYTTLSEDDFSGVSAATAAVVAEFARDATGAWGFHGAVRGFDADPDAFAAVMGSRAG, encoded by the coding sequence ATGAGCACCCCCAAGAAAGACATCGAGAAGGTCGAAGTGCGGGTCAAATGGGACCCGAGCCCGACCGGCGAGCCCGCCAACGACCTGGACATCATCGCGGCCCCGTACACGGCGGACGCACCGTTCGGCAGCCCCGCCTACCTCGTGCACTTCGACAGCAGGTCGCCCGACGGCACGATCACGCTGAACCGCGACAGCACGACCGGGCAGGGCTTCGGTTTCGACGAGGTGATGACGCTCGAACTGAACCGGCTGTCGGACGCCTACTCCAGGGTGATCGTCGGTGTCATGATCCAGCAGCGGGACGGCCGCAAGACCTTCGGCGAGGTGGAGAACACCGCCGTACAGATCGTCGAGGGCTACACCACCCTGTCCGAGGACGACTTCTCGGGCGTGTCCGCCGCCACGGCGGCCGTCGTCGCCGAGTTCGCCCGGGACGCGACGGGGGCCTGGGGATTCCACGGCGCCGTCCGCGGCTTCGACGCCGACCCCGACGCGTTCGCCGCCGTGATGGGAAGCCGCGCCGGCTGA
- a CDS encoding YdbC family protein, with protein sequence MLVKWMCCTVVDRRGFEQGQGGWADLLGEPGFRGQSGGWSRARPDVAHVFAFWDNRVFYDSFMAGGHERLAAEQSGTYTDMQVRLFEYRFDVKTGFEPHFTDADVVRVAHSRVREDRVEHFALMQEKVWNPAMAGSPGMLRGVFGEAPGNEFLVLSMWQSSAERGKYRPESAARLSARAEIERDVEDLTGDVVLLEPSWTV encoded by the coding sequence GTGCTGGTCAAGTGGATGTGCTGCACCGTGGTGGACCGTCGAGGTTTTGAACAGGGGCAGGGCGGGTGGGCCGACCTGCTCGGCGAACCCGGATTCCGGGGGCAGAGCGGTGGGTGGAGCCGAGCACGCCCCGACGTCGCCCATGTCTTCGCGTTCTGGGACAACCGGGTCTTCTACGACTCGTTCATGGCCGGCGGCCACGAACGGCTGGCCGCCGAGCAGTCCGGTACGTACACGGACATGCAGGTCAGGCTCTTCGAGTACCGGTTCGACGTGAAGACGGGCTTCGAGCCGCATTTCACCGACGCGGACGTGGTGCGGGTGGCTCACAGCCGGGTGCGCGAGGATCGCGTCGAGCACTTCGCGCTCATGCAGGAGAAGGTCTGGAACCCGGCCATGGCGGGCTCCCCGGGGATGCTGCGCGGGGTGTTCGGCGAAGCGCCGGGCAACGAGTTCCTGGTCCTGTCGATGTGGCAGTCGAGCGCCGAACGCGGCAAGTACCGGCCGGAGAGTGCCGCCCGGCTCTCGGCCCGCGCGGAGATCGAGAGGGACGTCGAGGACCTGACCGGCGACGTCGTCCTGCTCGAACCCTCCTGGACGGTGTGA
- a CDS encoding histidine phosphatase family protein: MARPQRIVLVRHGESEGNDDDSVYERLPDHALRLTAKGLRQAREAGAGLREVFGDERVSVYVSPYRRTHETFREFGLDPERVRVREEPRLREQDWGNWQDRKDVRLQKAYRDAYGHFFYRFAQGESGADVYDRVDAFLESLHRSFEDPDHPQNVLLVTHGLTLRLFCMRWFHWSVAEFESLSNPGNGETRTLLLGADGRYTLDRPFEQWRTPEPYGRTG; encoded by the coding sequence ATGGCACGACCGCAACGCATCGTTCTCGTCCGCCACGGCGAGTCCGAGGGCAACGACGACGACAGCGTCTACGAACGCCTACCCGACCACGCTCTGAGACTGACGGCGAAGGGCCTGCGTCAGGCCCGGGAGGCGGGCGCCGGGCTCCGCGAGGTGTTCGGGGACGAGCGGGTCAGTGTCTATGTGTCCCCCTACCGGCGCACCCACGAGACGTTCAGGGAGTTCGGCCTCGACCCGGAGCGCGTACGGGTCCGGGAGGAGCCGAGGCTGCGTGAACAGGACTGGGGCAACTGGCAGGACCGGAAGGACGTCAGATTGCAGAAGGCCTACCGGGACGCGTACGGGCACTTCTTCTACCGCTTCGCCCAGGGGGAGTCCGGAGCGGACGTGTACGACCGGGTCGACGCGTTCCTGGAGAGCCTCCACCGCAGCTTCGAGGACCCCGACCACCCTCAGAACGTCCTGCTGGTCACCCACGGCCTCACCCTGCGGCTGTTCTGCATGCGCTGGTTCCACTGGTCGGTGGCGGAGTTCGAATCGCTCTCCAATCCCGGGAACGGTGAAACGAGGACGCTGCTGCTCGGCGCGGACGGCCGCTACACACTCGACCGGCCGTTCGAGCAGTGGCGCACCCCGGAGCCGTACGGACGTACGGGATAG